From Halorubrum salinarum, the proteins below share one genomic window:
- a CDS encoding 50S ribosomal protein L22 → MGINYSVEADPETTAKGMLRDRPISVKDSKEISREIKGETVADAEEFLQEVIDEESSVPMRQHNAGAGHRSDIDGWDAGRYPEKAAKDFLKLLENVKNNADEQGFDGEAMVIKHVAPHKVGERPGRNPRAAGATEWNTTLADVELIIEEPEADN, encoded by the coding sequence ATGGGAATCAACTACAGCGTCGAGGCCGACCCGGAGACCACCGCCAAGGGGATGCTCCGCGACCGGCCCATCAGCGTGAAGGACAGCAAGGAGATCTCCCGAGAGATCAAAGGCGAAACGGTCGCCGACGCGGAGGAGTTCCTCCAGGAGGTCATCGACGAGGAGTCGTCCGTCCCGATGCGCCAGCACAACGCCGGCGCGGGACACCGCTCCGACATCGACGGCTGGGACGCGGGACGGTACCCCGAGAAGGCCGCCAAGGACTTCCTCAAGCTCTTGGAGAACGTCAAGAACAACGCCGACGAGCAGGGGTTCGACGGCGAGGCGATGGTCATCAAACACGTCGCCCCCCACAAGGTCGGCGAGCGACCCGGCCGGAACCCCCGCGCCGCGGGCGCGACGGAGTGGAACACCACCCTCGCGGACGTCGAACTGATCATCGAGGAGCCGGAGGCTGACAACTAA